Proteins from a single region of Antechinus flavipes isolate AdamAnt ecotype Samford, QLD, Australia chromosome 2, AdamAnt_v2, whole genome shotgun sequence:
- the PRSS55 gene encoding serine protease 55 isoform X2, which yields MLLLLMIFHLPLLENTLGKNNPEVSCGHIIPALKNEASLILGGVDTSSSEVPWQVRIYFNNTHLCGGSILDNWWILTASHCFVDDNTDHLEVITELGEFDRKTVEKRNVKKLILHPRFNQLFMDHDIALMLLSSPIQFSRQKTPICIRKNMDNLKECWVSGWGFTTPMKQMNTVLQRVKLELLDWNECQAKVYLLTENMLCAWDAEGKKDTCQGDSGGPLVCNHQNNQKKWYQVGIVSWGEGCGRKGKPGIYTAVSNYLLWIVLKTREAGYPYIWSSSEDFFALPQCLILSLCFSSFFLQNFLFTII from the exons ATGTTGCTGCTCTTAATGATTTTTCACCTTCCATTATTGGAAAATACCTTAGGAAAAAATAATCCTGAAG TTTCCTGTGGTCACATCATTCCTGCCTTGAAAAATGAAGCTTCCCTCATCCTAGGGGGAGTTGACACTTCTAGTTCTGAAGTTCCATGGCAAGTGCGCATCTATTTCAATAACACTCACTTATGTGGGGGATCAATACTCGATAACTGGTGGATTCTAACTGCTTCCCACTGCTTCGTAGATGACAA CACAGACCATTTGGAAGTAATCACGGAATTGGGGGAATTTGACAGGAAGACAGTGGAGAAGAGAAATGTGAAAAAGCTCATTCTTCACCCCAGGTTCAACCAGTTATTTATGGATCATGACATTGCTTTGATGTTGCTCAGTTCTCCTATACAATTTAGCAGACAGAAAACACCCATATGCATAAGGAAAAACATGGACAATTTGAAAGAATGCTGGGTATCTGGATGGGGATTCACAA CACCCATGAAGCAAATGAATACTGTACTGCAAAGAGTCAAGCTTGAGCTCTTAGACTGGAACGAATGCCAAGCAAAAGTTTACTTGCTCACTGAAAACATGCTGTGTGCCTGGgatgcagaaggaaaaaaagatacctGCCAG GGTGACAGTGGGGGACCTTTGGTTTGCAACCACCAGAATAACCAGAAAAAATGGTACCAAGTGGGCATTGTCAGCTGGGGAGAAGGTTGTGGTCGAAAAGGGAAACCTGGTATATATACAGCTGTCTCCAATTACTTGCTTTGGATTGTGCTAAAGACCCGCGAGGCAGGCTATCCATACATCTGGTCATCATCTGAAGATTTTTTTGCTCTCCCACAATGTTTAATTTTGTCAttgtgtttttcatcttttttcctgcaaaattttctctttacaaTTATATAA
- the PRSS55 gene encoding serine protease 55 isoform X1: MLLLLMIFHLPLLENTLGKNNPEVVSCGHIIPALKNEASLILGGVDTSSSEVPWQVRIYFNNTHLCGGSILDNWWILTASHCFVDDNTDHLEVITELGEFDRKTVEKRNVKKLILHPRFNQLFMDHDIALMLLSSPIQFSRQKTPICIRKNMDNLKECWVSGWGFTTPMKQMNTVLQRVKLELLDWNECQAKVYLLTENMLCAWDAEGKKDTCQGDSGGPLVCNHQNNQKKWYQVGIVSWGEGCGRKGKPGIYTAVSNYLLWIVLKTREAGYPYIWSSSEDFFALPQCLILSLCFSSFFLQNFLFTII; this comes from the exons ATGTTGCTGCTCTTAATGATTTTTCACCTTCCATTATTGGAAAATACCTTAGGAAAAAATAATCCTGAAG TAGTTTCCTGTGGTCACATCATTCCTGCCTTGAAAAATGAAGCTTCCCTCATCCTAGGGGGAGTTGACACTTCTAGTTCTGAAGTTCCATGGCAAGTGCGCATCTATTTCAATAACACTCACTTATGTGGGGGATCAATACTCGATAACTGGTGGATTCTAACTGCTTCCCACTGCTTCGTAGATGACAA CACAGACCATTTGGAAGTAATCACGGAATTGGGGGAATTTGACAGGAAGACAGTGGAGAAGAGAAATGTGAAAAAGCTCATTCTTCACCCCAGGTTCAACCAGTTATTTATGGATCATGACATTGCTTTGATGTTGCTCAGTTCTCCTATACAATTTAGCAGACAGAAAACACCCATATGCATAAGGAAAAACATGGACAATTTGAAAGAATGCTGGGTATCTGGATGGGGATTCACAA CACCCATGAAGCAAATGAATACTGTACTGCAAAGAGTCAAGCTTGAGCTCTTAGACTGGAACGAATGCCAAGCAAAAGTTTACTTGCTCACTGAAAACATGCTGTGTGCCTGGgatgcagaaggaaaaaaagatacctGCCAG GGTGACAGTGGGGGACCTTTGGTTTGCAACCACCAGAATAACCAGAAAAAATGGTACCAAGTGGGCATTGTCAGCTGGGGAGAAGGTTGTGGTCGAAAAGGGAAACCTGGTATATATACAGCTGTCTCCAATTACTTGCTTTGGATTGTGCTAAAGACCCGCGAGGCAGGCTATCCATACATCTGGTCATCATCTGAAGATTTTTTTGCTCTCCCACAATGTTTAATTTTGTCAttgtgtttttcatcttttttcctgcaaaattttctctttacaaTTATATAA